A stretch of Mesoplodon densirostris isolate mMesDen1 chromosome 7, mMesDen1 primary haplotype, whole genome shotgun sequence DNA encodes these proteins:
- the NUDT22 gene encoding uridine diphosphate glucose pyrophosphatase NUDT22 isoform X1 — protein sequence MDPEVSLLLQCPPGGLPEEQVRAELSPAYDRRPLPGGDKAITAVWESRLQAQPWLFDAPKFRLHSATLVPTGSPGPQLHLCLGLTSYRDFLGTNWASSAAWLRQQGATDWGDKQAYLADPLGVGAALATADDFLVFLRRSGQVAEAPGLVDVPGGHPEPQALCPDGRPLHINLPGELVVHELFSSVLREICDEVNLPLLTLSQPLLLGIACNETSAGRASAEFYVQCSLTSEQVRKHYTSGGPEAHESTGIIFVETQSVRRLQETEMWAELCPSAKGAIFLYNEFQESST from the exons ATGGACCCTGAGGTGTCCCTGCTGCTGCAATGCCCCCCGGGGGGGCTGCCTGAGGAGCAGGTACGGGCTGAGCTGAGCCCTGCCTACGACCGTCGCCCACTGCCAGGAGGGGACAAGGCCATCACCGCAGTCTGGGAGAGCCGGCTTCAGGCCCAGCCCTGGCTCTTTGACGCCCCCAAGTTCCGCCTGCACTCTGCCACCCTGGTGCCCACTGGCTCGCCGGGGCCACAGCTGCACCTGTGCCTGGGCCTTACTTCCTATCGAGACTTCCTGGGCACCAACTGGGCCAGCTCAGCTGCCTGGCTGCGACAGCAGGGGGCCACCGACTGGGGTGACAAGCAAGCCTACCTGGCGGACCCCTTAGGGGTGGGCGCTGCACTGGCCACTGCTGACGACTTCCTTGTCTTCCTGCGCCGCTCTGGGCAGGTGGCTGAGGCACCTGGGCTAGTGGACGTGCCCGGTGGGCACCCTGAGCCTCAG GCCCTGTGCCCAGATGGCAGACCCCTGCACATCAACCTCCCTGGGGAGCTGGTGGTGCATGAGCTCTTCTCCAGCGTCCTTCGGGAGATCTGTGATGAG GTGAACCTGCCGCTGCTCACCCTGAGCCAGCCGCTGCTGTTGGGCATTGCCTGCAATGAGACCAGTGCCGGCCGTGCCAGTGCTGAGTTCTACGTCCA GTGCAGCCTGACTTCTGAGCAGGTGAGGAAGCACTACACGAGTGGGGGACCTGAGGCCCATGAATCCACAGGAATCATCTTTgtggagacacag AGTGTGAGGAGGTTGCAGGAGACTGAGATGTGGGCCGAACTCTGCCCCTCGGCCAAAGGCGCCATCTTTCTCTACAACGAATTCCAGGAAAGTTCCACCTAA
- the NUDT22 gene encoding uridine diphosphate glucose pyrophosphatase NUDT22 isoform X2: MDPEVSLLLQCPPGGLPEEQVRAELSPAYDRRPLPGGDKAITAVWESRLQAQPWLFDAPKFRLHSATLVPTGSPGPQLHLCLGLTSYRDFLGTNWASSAAWLRQQGATDWGDKQAYLADPLGVGAALATADDFLVFLRRSGQVAEAPGLVDVPGGHPEPQALCPDGRPLHINLPGELVVHELFSSVLREICDEVNLPLLTLSQPLLLGIACNETSAGRASAEFYVQCSLTSEQVRKHYTSGGPEAHESTGIIFVETQV; encoded by the exons ATGGACCCTGAGGTGTCCCTGCTGCTGCAATGCCCCCCGGGGGGGCTGCCTGAGGAGCAGGTACGGGCTGAGCTGAGCCCTGCCTACGACCGTCGCCCACTGCCAGGAGGGGACAAGGCCATCACCGCAGTCTGGGAGAGCCGGCTTCAGGCCCAGCCCTGGCTCTTTGACGCCCCCAAGTTCCGCCTGCACTCTGCCACCCTGGTGCCCACTGGCTCGCCGGGGCCACAGCTGCACCTGTGCCTGGGCCTTACTTCCTATCGAGACTTCCTGGGCACCAACTGGGCCAGCTCAGCTGCCTGGCTGCGACAGCAGGGGGCCACCGACTGGGGTGACAAGCAAGCCTACCTGGCGGACCCCTTAGGGGTGGGCGCTGCACTGGCCACTGCTGACGACTTCCTTGTCTTCCTGCGCCGCTCTGGGCAGGTGGCTGAGGCACCTGGGCTAGTGGACGTGCCCGGTGGGCACCCTGAGCCTCAG GCCCTGTGCCCAGATGGCAGACCCCTGCACATCAACCTCCCTGGGGAGCTGGTGGTGCATGAGCTCTTCTCCAGCGTCCTTCGGGAGATCTGTGATGAG GTGAACCTGCCGCTGCTCACCCTGAGCCAGCCGCTGCTGTTGGGCATTGCCTGCAATGAGACCAGTGCCGGCCGTGCCAGTGCTGAGTTCTACGTCCA GTGCAGCCTGACTTCTGAGCAGGTGAGGAAGCACTACACGAGTGGGGGACCTGAGGCCCATGAATCCACAGGAATCATCTTTgtggagacacaggtttga